From Flavobacterium sp. 102, a single genomic window includes:
- a CDS encoding AraC family transcriptional regulator has product MYKIISYFIILLSFSSVFSQELNESEIKRTRSIQEQLISNPDKAYTEALEISNSKNELFSFFGKYYVANYFYNKSEFTHSKQLLIALIENIEKSDNAKSSKVYQDLIGMCVNKLFYVHKNLGEYDLALFYLDKYKKHLPNTHFNEQYGLIKVAMGDYVNGIALLKRELKTSPHLKLGVGEKKVMNKKLFADKHNIIGEAYQQYYIQSKKAVFLDSANYYFNAAATMLIHDNFYPEYTKALLYMREAKSAALAGDYVKSLSLYRKGKKYTVIEDNIRTVQLFDLGMADCFHHLKQVDSSFFYCKKYIKSYQATQVSKENLLMAYNIMTQSYSKKNDNKNAYLYAQKSLVLIKSIEGIKNKSLNFLHNYDLNIIKDESNKIIASKNYFKISLFSILIVFAIVVFSFYYYYRHQKEKHYRFLKIIQKLKESKTSGINKMQIYNTEVQSKQIIDDELIEKLALGLKKIEQKEVFLDPNFKLAFVAKKLNTNTAYLSQYFNQVLQKTFSEYTQELRMQYVLKKLIEAPYFRKYTMQAIAEEVGYKDASTFVRVFKKQTGLSPNYYIEKLKDTK; this is encoded by the coding sequence ATGTATAAAATTATCTCTTATTTTATAATACTATTATCTTTCTCTTCGGTATTTTCTCAGGAATTAAATGAGTCTGAGATCAAAAGAACCCGAAGTATACAAGAACAACTTATTTCTAATCCTGATAAAGCTTACACTGAAGCTTTGGAAATTAGTAATTCTAAAAACGAGTTGTTTAGTTTTTTTGGCAAATATTATGTAGCCAATTATTTTTACAATAAATCAGAGTTTACTCATTCTAAGCAACTTCTCATAGCACTTATAGAAAATATTGAAAAAAGTGATAATGCTAAATCAAGCAAAGTATACCAAGATTTGATAGGAATGTGTGTCAACAAACTTTTCTATGTTCATAAGAATTTAGGAGAGTATGACTTGGCATTGTTTTATCTTGATAAATACAAAAAGCATTTACCCAATACTCATTTTAACGAACAATATGGTTTGATAAAAGTGGCTATGGGTGATTATGTTAATGGGATTGCTTTGTTAAAGAGAGAATTAAAGACTTCACCACACCTGAAATTAGGGGTAGGTGAAAAAAAAGTAATGAATAAAAAATTATTTGCAGATAAACACAATATTATAGGAGAAGCTTATCAACAGTATTATATCCAGTCAAAAAAAGCTGTGTTTTTAGATTCTGCAAATTATTACTTTAATGCAGCAGCAACTATGTTGATACATGATAATTTTTACCCTGAGTACACCAAAGCATTGTTGTACATGCGTGAAGCAAAAAGTGCGGCTTTGGCTGGGGATTACGTTAAATCATTGTCTTTATACAGAAAGGGGAAAAAGTATACGGTTATTGAGGATAACATAAGAACCGTACAGTTATTTGATTTGGGGATGGCTGATTGTTTTCATCATTTAAAGCAAGTTGATTCATCATTTTTCTATTGTAAGAAGTATATAAAAAGTTATCAAGCAACTCAAGTTTCAAAAGAAAATTTATTAATGGCCTATAACATTATGACACAAAGTTATAGTAAAAAAAATGACAATAAGAATGCTTATCTCTATGCCCAAAAAAGTTTAGTATTAATTAAATCAATAGAAGGAATAAAAAATAAATCTTTAAATTTTCTTCACAATTATGATTTAAATATCATAAAAGATGAATCGAATAAAATTATTGCTTCTAAGAATTATTTTAAAATCTCTCTTTTTAGCATTTTGATAGTTTTTGCTATAGTTGTTTTTAGTTTTTATTATTATTACAGACATCAGAAAGAAAAACATTATCGATTTTTAAAAATTATTCAAAAGTTAAAAGAATCTAAAACTTCAGGGATTAATAAAATGCAAATTTATAATACTGAAGTACAGTCAAAACAAATAATTGATGATGAGCTTATAGAGAAATTGGCATTAGGTTTAAAAAAAATAGAGCAAAAAGAAGTTTTTTTAGATCCGAATTTCAAGTTAGCTTTTGTGGCCAAAAAATTAAATACAAATACGGCTTATTTGTCACAATACTTCAATCAGGTTCTGCAAAAGACCTTCTCAGAATACACGCAAGAATTGCGAATGCAGTATGTACTCAAAAAACTGATTGAGGCACCTTATTTTCGTAAATATACTATGCAAGCTATAGCGGAAGAAGTAGGATATAAAGATGCGAGTACTTTTGTTCGTGTT